catgccaatattatactataaacttttggcaacattttataagatttatttggactaacatattgatccagtgcccaatgccagttcctgtttgttgcatgtttttgtttcatagaaaatccatatcaaacgaagtccgaaCACGacaaaaatttacgaagaattattttggaatatatgtgattttggggactTGGAATCAATGCTAACGGAGGCCCACGgcctccacaacccaccagggcgcaccaggcaccccatggcgcgcccaggtgtcttgtgcccaccccgtaaggcggttggagcccttcttctagcgcaagaaagataatttatggaaaaaaatcgtgtaaaaatttcagcgcaatcggagttacggtctccgggaatttaagaaacggtgaaaggtcagatctggggaacgcgaaacagaagagaacatagagggagacccaatcacggaggggctcttgcccctctgccgccatggaggccatggactagagggggaactctcctcccatctaggggggaggccaaggaagaagaaggagggggctctctccccctctctcccggtggcgccgaaacaccgtcggggcaaggatcgtgacggcgatctacgtcaacaatcttgctactgtcaacaccaactccccccctctatgcaatggtgtaacaccccttctccctgctgtaatctctacttaaacatggtgctcaactccatatattatttcccaatgatctatggttatcctatgatgtttgagtagatccgttttgtcatatgggttaatcgtgatcttggttggtatgattgtatattttatttatggtgctatcctacaGTGTCCTCCgtctcacgcaaacgtgaggggcccccgctgtagggtgttgcaatatgttcatggtttgcttattgtctgtgttgcgggggatgacagcaACCCAAAcgtggataagtgggttatggcgtatgggagtaaacatgacttgatacttaatgctatggttgggtttcatgaccttaatgatctttagtagttgcggatgtttggtaggggtccaatcataagtgcatatgatccaagtagagaaagtatgttagctcatgcctctccctcatataaaattacaagaatgattactggtacttgttatggattgcctagggacaaatgactttcttgttgacaaaagctatccacttttattaccttgcaatttattcgtagttttattctcgtaaagtactcgtagttttattattccaaaatagtttcatacttgtttccggtaaagaaaatgtcaagtgtgtgtagagttgtatcggtggtcgatagaacttgagggaatatttgttctacctttagctcctcgttgggttcgacactcttatttatcgatgaaggctacaaacaatcccctatacttatgggttatcagtcATGGACTCGTCCATGCGTCCATAGTCTtccagtgaatcaccgggagctccgtatgcaagcatcctcatagttctcgtgcacttctggagtgaggtgaatccaagtgtgtcggtgcaatccttcttgcacttgaagcagcTATCGAACTCCTGGGTGGAATTCATAATCTTGAGGAAGTGCTTTCGGCTCATCCTATAATGGCGCCGAAATACTTTGTCGCCGTGTAGTGGAGCATCGATGAAGTAGCCAGAGTAGAGCAAGCAATAGCCTTCTAGTCGATGCGTCTACTTTGCCTCTAGCCGGCCCAACGCCTCGCCACGTCGCCACGGCTTTGCATTGCTCACGAGCAGGCTGGAtagggcggcgaggaccatgaggtGCTCTTCGTCCTGGGAgtcggcatcggcttcctcctccagcagcgccgcgaGTGCCTCCTTgtcgtccgagtccatcgccgagcagACAAATTGCCGAACACCTAGCGAGCATGGTATGCACGCAGCCGCCGGTGTCCCCGCCCTACATGACCGGAGCGCCAGAAAGCTCACCCAGGAACGGGGTGGAGGATGCCGTGGCAGAACCCTCTCTCTTTTTCAGCGGGGGAATGACATATCTAGCGGCGGCGGGGggtgggcggcgccgggatcggcaAGGCGGCTGGAGGGCGTGCAcgcgggttaataggttagtccccaaaatcatataaaatagcatataaatgcatataaaacatccaaagttgataatataatagcatggaacaatcaaaaattatagatacgttggagacgtatcaaggcacgCTTTAGTGCCgctagcaccgggcatgcgtatTCTCTGGTTGTTGATATCTAAACAAAGAATGATGAGCATGGCTTTGTCCATTCTAGACCTCTTAAGGATCATGAGATACTTGAAAAGGCCCACAAATTCTTGAAGAGTGCTCATTCAAAACTCTTGGGGTCTcacgatcaactccaagtgaaaTTGGTTGAAGAAATTTCAACTCGTTCTCCTTTGTTTTGATTGATAATGCTCGTGcaactaacccttgttgtgagcatgcaAATCTTGTGGAGGAGAACACTAAGTTGGAGGAACAACTTGAAAAATTGTCTTGtctcatgcatacaaggtgagaagagcCTCAACGAACTTTTGAGCAATCATAAGAAAGTTGTGGCTAATGAGGGACCTTCGATTTGCACCCAAGTCAAataagaagaacaagaaaaacaagGCCAAGAAATCTTCCCCTCTCAAAGATGTAGTTGTGAAATAAGGGGAgagtgctcctaaggagaagaagaacaaggatgtGCGTGATAATGTCACTGGGGGCAAAATCAATCATTTCGATCATAGTGGCAAATTTAACCCTTATTATGTTTTATGTCGTGCTaatgatggacatgtttatgccaatTTGTTGTTTTctttatgagtacattgaatgtttTATTTGGGTTCCTAAGGCCCTTGTTACTAACAAAAGAGGACCCATTCAAGAATGAGTGcctaaatccaagcattgatctTATGTAGGAGTTTGCTTTCGGTGGAGTTTCATGGTTTATTGATAGTCGAGCGACAAATCGTATGACCAGAAGCAAAGACTTGGTGGTGGATGGCAATCCCGATGCATCTATTGTCACCCATGTCCAATTTGGCGATTCTCCAATGTCAAAGGTATTGGGTCTGGGTAAGGTCTCACCGGACTTGTCCATTAgaaaggtcatgcttgttgagacCCTTGCAAACAATTTACATTTTGTTCGCTAACTTGCACTTAtcgattattcaagatatacatgggtatacttcttcaagaagaagagtgcGACCCAACAAACCGTGGTCGATTTTGccaatgaagctcaacatcaacacaatgcaaagcTATTAGCAATAAGAAGCgacaacgacaccgagttcaagaactacaccttgtatGAGTTTCTTAGTAATGAGGAATCAAACATCAATATTCCGTTGtgtatacccctcaacaaaatggtgtcgtgATGAGAAAGaatcggacattgatggatgcgacAAGGACCATGATGACAGAGTTTAAGTCttcgtacaacttttgggctgaagccatcaacacagcatgccATGCATCCAATCAGCTCTATCTCCGTAAGATATTGAATAGAACTCTAGCCATATGAGATACCTACATGTAACAAGCCAGACatcaagtacttctgggtgtttggttgtaagtgtttcattcacaagaaaggtgttcgtttgtctacaTTTTGTCACTCAGCAGCGACCCCCGGTCTCAGCATCCTAGCATCCCCCGTTGCCTTTGTAGCACCTGCCAGCCGGAGGCAAACCCTGTGCTACAAAAACCCATAGCAGCACCGAGGACGAGTGGTGGCTATATTTTGCTTTGCCACGACGGGCAGGAGCAGCCGTTGCAGCAAACGACGATACATCTCGACGTTACACGCATACAGGAGGAGAAGATTGCAGTAGCGGTGGCCATCGACTTGCCGGTGTCAACCCCGATCTAGAAGAATGGGAAAGGGCAAGGTGAGGAGGAAAAAAATTGTATGAGACCAGGTttcacggttagcaggtgagacccatcctgatggatgacacatgacattcacaaatcacaaagcatctaatctctcttccccctgattttaagtgggggtgggggatgctttgtgatttatgaatgccacgtgtcatccatcaggatgggtctcacgtgagacctggtctcatagaattcttttccagGTAAGGAGGGGAGAGGATCTGCATGATGGGAAAAAGATGTGGCGAGGAAGACAAAGTAGATGGGAAGACATCTCTAGAGAAGAGATATGGTGGGACCCACAAGGGCATGTGGCAGTTAAGGAAGGCGACTTGCGCTAGCGCTGGATCAATGGGGTAACATAAAATGTTTCCCTATTACAATATACTATATGCGCTAATACCAACAAACAATACAAAAATCagaaccaacatgtggttgaatGGCTAGAggaacagtggtatccccaacccaccagggttcaagtcctggtgctcggattatttctagatctatttcaggattttcgacgatgcgctttcagtgagaggagacgttcccgtcaatacggtgactttgtaaatctcaagatgatatgtcgactCAGTCGCTCCAATGTGCTCATAGGGGTAaggtgtgcgtgcgtgtgttcatATAGATGTGTGTATGCGCGCTTGTGTCTATACTGTGTTTAGAGAAAAAATAACCAACCATTTTTCGAGAAACAGAAAGGGAAAAAAACAACCTCCCGAAAAAAGGGGATAATATAAATAGGAGATGCCCTCGAAGCGAACACTTTCCCTGTTCATCCTTCGGTCGCTCGGTCGCAGTCGCACCGCCGTCAACGACAACAACATCCGCGCGAGGATCACGCCCGTCCCTCCTTCCTCCGATCCGATCTCACCAGAGCGAGGTAACCCTCGATCTCTCCCCCTAGATCCCCGGCCTTAAACGAATCGCTCGGATCAGACGAATCCCTAGATCCAAATCTTAAACGAATCGAGGTGATTAATCGATCGTTCGTGTGATATTCCTCCTGTTCAGATCAGATCTGGTTCAATTCCGTACAGAATTCGTTCAGATCAGATCTGGTTCAATTCCGTACAGAATTCCTGGATCGAATCCTGTGATTATTGGGAATTTGTGATGCATGCAGATGGGTGGACGCGGAGGTCGCGGAGGTcccgggggccggggcggcggccgggCGGCAGGGGCAACGCCGCTGGCCAGGGAGGGCCAGTGGCAGCTCCCGTCATCTACTGGTTCTGCGAGCACTGCGGGGATCTGCGCCATGACAATCAAGCACGTCACCTCGTGAACCACATCTACATGGaacaccaggaaacccagcagcGCCTCCGCCAGCTGCAGGCGCGTGAGGCGTATCAGCGAGCCCATGGTGGCTCGAAGAAGAGGGGCAACCGCCGCCGCCACTGAATGAAGGTACAGTGCGGCTAAGAAAGCATAGAAGTTTTATTGTGGACTGCTAGATTAGAACATGGAGACAATCCTTTTATGATTGACATAAAGCACTTCGACAGCCTATGATCAATGCCACGATGACAACTGCCTGCTGTATGTATATGATTACAGGATTCAGAAAGTTCAACTAGTCTAAAATCCATGGTGTTTCCTGTCATCAAACAATAAAAATTTATTCTAACATAACATGATTCTCACTTTGTTGAACACTATTACAGTGGCTTAAGAAAGTTTTGGTTGTTTCCTCTGTTCCGGTTAATCAGCTGAGAGGCTGCTTAACTAAAATCAATGGTGTTCTGAACCTATAGCAGAGTCCCTTTTTCTTCTGAACTCTGCCCCACACTACTCATTTTTTCTTTCGTAACTTCTCTGCTGCATGCATTTCCTGTAACATACTATGCGAGACTTGAGGACTTGACTATGATGAGTATGGTTTAGACTTGAATGACTGCTATGAACCTATAGACTACTGATGGAACCTGCTTATGAATGCTGGTTCTATCAAAGCACTTTTTCTATGGCTTGTGTTGAAATTACGCAATGATGGACAATACTGAAGTATGCAGCATAATGATTAGGGCCTGGGTTATCTAAAAAAACCATGATTCTTAATTTGTTAAACATTGTATTTACACGAAATACAAAGGCTTCAGAAAGTTCATTTGTCATTTTGGGTCTTTTCTTGTATCTGCCATGTCCGTTGGTTGTTTCCTAGGTTACAGTTAGTCAGCACAAAGGTAGATGGACTAAAATCCACGTTGTTCCCTGCCAAACAATAGAGTTTATGTTAGTTGCATGCTATTTTATAGTACATACAAAAATAAACCAACATAACATGCTGACATTACTTTTCTTGTGATCACAGGTAGAAGACTAAGTAACACTACTGAAGTCACCTGCGCAAATCTTCCAGCATTATCAATCTTATTTCCGCATTTTCTTTCTGCAAATAAATAGCTATATCAGACTCCCCTGCGGCAAGCTCTTGCAAGACCAATGTTATTTCTGTAATTTTTCTTCTGTGCACAAATAGTGAGACAATATGAGTTTATATCAGTGAGACTGAATTACGATGAGCGAGATAAAGCAAAGTTGTTTGCTGCGATTTGTGTTTGACTGCCTGTTTTGAACCTATAGTATGATGATGGAACCTGGTTATGCTGATTCTGTGTCGAGATCAGGAAAGTGTTTTTCTATGGCTTGTGTTTGATTTATGTTGAATGACA
The window above is part of the Triticum aestivum cultivar Chinese Spring chromosome 2A, IWGSC CS RefSeq v2.1, whole genome shotgun sequence genome. Proteins encoded here:
- the LOC123187350 gene encoding uncharacterized protein gives rise to the protein MPSKRTLSLFILRSLGRSRTAVNDNNIRARITPVPPSSDPISPERDGWTRRSRRSRGPGRRPGGRGNAAGQGGPVAAPVIYWFCEHCGDLRHDNQARHLVNHIYMEHQETQQRLRQLQAREAYQRAHGGSKKRGNRRRH